A single region of the Actinoplanes sp. SE50/110 genome encodes:
- a CDS encoding DUF4097 family beta strand repeat-containing protein: protein MRNIKVAAGLLAIATGALFAAGCDPKASGSDQSADNTYDISDKVSTLSLSGRGGNVTLTASDGASVKVSEELKYDDAKPKTSHSVDGGTLNLVDSGCGKDNCHVDYRIELPAGTVVKIKTDGGDITGSGLGADATVNTNGGNIDLSYATPAPLVDVTSSGGDVKVKVPAGPYEVDASTDGGNKTVSVQAVAGSAHKIKAKSGGGDVSVVS, encoded by the coding sequence ATGAGGAACATCAAGGTGGCCGCCGGCCTGCTGGCGATCGCGACGGGGGCGCTGTTCGCCGCCGGGTGCGACCCGAAGGCGAGCGGATCCGACCAGAGCGCGGACAACACGTACGACATCAGTGACAAGGTCAGCACGCTGTCGCTGAGCGGCCGGGGCGGCAACGTGACGCTCACCGCCTCGGACGGCGCCTCGGTCAAGGTCTCCGAGGAGCTGAAGTACGACGACGCCAAGCCGAAGACCTCGCACAGTGTGGACGGTGGCACGCTCAACCTGGTCGACAGCGGCTGCGGCAAGGACAACTGCCACGTCGACTACCGGATCGAACTACCGGCCGGCACCGTGGTGAAGATCAAGACCGACGGCGGCGACATCACCGGCAGCGGCCTCGGTGCCGACGCCACGGTCAACACCAACGGCGGAAACATCGATCTGTCGTACGCGACGCCGGCCCCGCTGGTCGACGTGACCAGCTCCGGCGGCGACGTGAAGGTCAAGGTCCCGGCCGGGCCGTACGAGGTGGACGCGTCCACCGACGGCGGCAACAAGACGGTGTCGGTGCAGGCGGTGGCCGGCTCCGCCCACAAGATCAAGGCCAAGTCCGGTGGCGGCGACGTCTCCGTGGTGAGCTGA
- a CDS encoding thioesterase II family protein: MTVAKHIAARDCFRVIAPRPAARLTLFCFPHAGGAASSFHQLAALLPDDLELVAVQYPGRQDRYGEPLPRTMAELVDEITGAMLDRLDRPAAFLGHSMGATVAYEVARRLRARRPNALRRFFASARRAPHRTNQSLRFPDDASVLRYVDSLGGTGAGMLADPDLRELAMPVLRGDFRLIADYQYATGAPLTCPITVIAGDSDASFTTDHAGEWARHTVAGCSTRTIPGGHFYTETAPAQLARLIVAELSAELTAGGTR; this comes from the coding sequence ATGACTGTTGCCAAGCACATAGCGGCGCGTGACTGCTTCCGTGTGATCGCGCCCCGACCCGCCGCACGGCTCACCCTCTTCTGTTTCCCGCACGCGGGCGGTGCGGCCAGCTCGTTCCACCAGCTCGCCGCGCTGCTCCCGGACGACCTGGAACTGGTCGCGGTGCAGTATCCGGGCCGCCAGGACCGCTACGGCGAGCCGCTGCCCCGGACGATGGCCGAGCTGGTCGACGAGATCACCGGCGCGATGCTGGACCGCCTGGACCGCCCGGCCGCGTTCCTCGGGCACAGCATGGGCGCCACCGTGGCGTACGAGGTGGCCCGCCGGCTGCGCGCCCGCCGCCCGAACGCGCTGCGCCGGTTCTTCGCCTCGGCCCGCCGCGCCCCGCACCGCACCAACCAGTCGCTGCGCTTCCCGGACGACGCGTCGGTGTTGCGCTACGTCGACTCGCTCGGCGGCACCGGCGCCGGGATGCTGGCCGACCCCGACCTGCGCGAGCTGGCGATGCCGGTGCTGCGCGGCGACTTCCGGCTGATCGCCGACTACCAGTACGCCACCGGCGCCCCGCTGACCTGCCCGATCACCGTGATCGCGGGGGACAGCGACGCCTCGTTCACCACCGACCACGCCGGCGAGTGGGCCCGGCACACGGTGGCCGGCTGCTCGACCCGCACCATCCCGGGCGGCCACTTCTACACCGAGACCGCGCCGGCCCAGCTGGCCCGGCTGATCGTGGCGGAGCTGTCCGCCGAGCTGACCGCGGGAGGAACGCGATGA
- a CDS encoding MbtH family protein has protein sequence MSNPFDDEEARFLVLVNDRGQHSLWPAAVTTPAGWSVALAPSDRADCVRYVEQHWTDLRVGSK, from the coding sequence ATGAGCAACCCGTTCGACGACGAAGAGGCCCGCTTCCTGGTCCTGGTCAACGACCGCGGGCAGCACTCGCTCTGGCCGGCCGCGGTGACCACCCCGGCCGGCTGGTCGGTGGCGCTGGCCCCGTCCGATCGGGCCGACTGCGTCCGCTATGTCGAGCAGCACTGGACCGACCTGCGGGTGGGGTCGAAATGA
- a CDS encoding non-ribosomal peptide synthetase has product MSGARLPEGIEAAWPLTPLQEGFLLHALQEQVDVYATQLRLDLDGEIDAARLRTAADALLARHGSLRAAFHHAGLKRPVQLIHRDVPAAWSEHDLTGLAGPESEAEAARIAGVERAAGFVPHRPPLLRFALLRLRPGRQRLVLTVHHLLWDGWSVPVALGELFALYAAGPADVLPPAPQFRDFLAWLRRHPTAPSEQAWAAALSGLDSPTLYAPQAADLPATLQHEVRAVLPAEVTDRLADLGRRHGVTLGTVVQFGWGVLLSRLLDSADVVFGTTVSGRPPLLPGADRIVGLLLNTVPVRLRLRAGESAAACLVRLQAEQAAMIEHHHAPLAAVQRATGHPALFDTTTVFQNFPLDHEAVTAPLTAAGVRVAGVHIEDSTHYPLRLAVTAGDGLEMRLGHRPDVVDADQAGILLDRLVRVLTAVAADPGIAVDDLDPLSPAERADVLHRWNDTAAGVPGGTLVSAFEEQAGRTPEAVALRHDGAALTYRELDERANRLARRLLAEGAGPGRLVGVALPRSFDLVVALYAVLKTGAAYLPIDPEYPAARIAAMIEDGRPACVLTDGPGVPGPALRLDTLDLDAVPAHPLSAAERRPVTADDTAYVIFTSGSTGRPKGVAVPHRGIVNRLRWMQDRYGLRPGERVLQKTPAGFDVSVWEFFWPLQVGATLVVARPEGHRDPAYLAELIRQERITTLHFVPSMLGEFLREPAAAGCTGLHRVICSGEALPVDLEHRFLGLLPGVELHNLYGPTEASVDVTAWQCRAEPGAVTVPIGAPITNIQVYVLDRLLRPVAPGATGELYLAGVGLALGYVGRAGLTAERFVACPYGAPGERMYRTGDLVRWRADGVLEYLGRSDHQVKLHGQRIEPGEIEAAFAACPGVSQSLVLVREDRPGVQRLVAYVIADPGRTLVADDLLTAVSGTLPAHMVPSAVLLLDAFPVTPNGKVDRAALPAPEVPVTAGAAGGEPRTAAETAFADAFAVVLGHDRVGVTDSFFDLGGDSILAMRVVSLARQAGWVATAKDVFRLRTAAALAAVARPAAGATAETAAAAIGRAPLSPLGSALVARGGGFHGFHQAVVVETPAGLDDATLAAALRDVVGHHPVLAARLTADGDLEIPAAAAVELLTFEGAAFEAAEFAARRLDPTAGINVLAVRVDHRRLVLVAHHLVVDAVSWQVLLPDLATAAEARGRGVAPVLEPVPVSYRTWARGLPEVARQPRRTYGFARDARHTEVTVPAEVVTRLGTVAEKFHGRLDDLLITAYSRALTQEAVIDIEGHGRDSDADLSRTVGWLTAVRPVRVTGIGADPRAAVLRVKEQLRAPAADDLDPAPFLFNYLGGTAGAVAGAWPLLAGEPLPSGVDPGMPLGYHLEVHVAGRPDGTLRALWITADGFEAPAERWRDALVALAELADPAVPGGRTPADLPLAALGQAEVTALESLVPDLSDVLPASPLQEGFLFHAAEARDGGTDVYTTQVRLDLSGRVDPTRIRAAGQRLIDRHSALRTGFHQLESGAAVQVVRSGGVALWRDVDFTVLPASEREAAAERLTEAERDDFDLDRPPLLRLALMRLADREWRLAVTAHHIAVDGWSLPILVQELRAMWSDRAALTDDTAPSHRDHVAWLVGRDPAAAVRAWAENLRDLDGPLLVAPETPGAAVTAQRQISRELPGATVRRLLDAARPLGVTLNTAVEFAWALVLARITGRDDVVFGTTVSGRPADLPGADRMVGLFVNTVPVRVRLHAGTTLGEALTVLQGEQTDLLDHQHLGLGRIHRLTGCTQLFDTTTMLVNYPFDVEVLAEPDGAGYRVTGLGLDDATHYPLRLVAVPGPDDRLTVRLGFRPDLVAPADAEAHLDRMMLALESLAGDLDVGVREIDLITAAERETIVAQWGGY; this is encoded by the coding sequence ATGAGCGGCGCGCGGCTGCCCGAGGGCATCGAAGCGGCCTGGCCGCTCACCCCGCTGCAGGAGGGCTTCCTGCTGCACGCTCTCCAGGAGCAGGTCGACGTCTACGCCACCCAGCTCCGGCTCGACCTGGACGGCGAGATCGACGCCGCCCGGCTGCGGACGGCCGCCGACGCGCTGCTCGCCCGGCACGGGTCGCTGCGCGCGGCATTCCACCACGCCGGGCTCAAGCGCCCGGTTCAGCTGATCCACCGCGACGTGCCGGCCGCGTGGAGCGAGCACGACCTGACCGGTCTCGCCGGCCCGGAGTCCGAGGCCGAGGCGGCCCGGATCGCGGGCGTCGAGCGGGCCGCCGGGTTCGTCCCGCACCGGCCGCCGCTGCTGCGGTTCGCCCTGCTCCGGCTCCGACCGGGACGCCAGCGGCTCGTGCTCACCGTGCACCACCTGCTCTGGGACGGCTGGTCGGTACCGGTGGCGCTGGGTGAGCTGTTCGCCCTCTACGCCGCCGGGCCGGCGGACGTGCTGCCGCCCGCGCCGCAGTTCCGCGACTTCCTCGCCTGGCTGCGCCGGCACCCGACCGCCCCGAGCGAGCAGGCGTGGGCCGCGGCGCTGTCCGGACTGGACAGTCCGACGCTGTATGCCCCACAGGCCGCCGACCTGCCGGCCACCCTGCAGCACGAGGTCCGCGCGGTGCTGCCGGCCGAGGTCACCGACCGGCTGGCCGACCTGGGCCGCCGGCACGGCGTCACGCTCGGCACCGTGGTCCAGTTCGGCTGGGGGGTGCTGCTGTCCCGGCTGCTCGACTCCGCCGACGTGGTCTTCGGCACCACCGTCTCCGGCCGCCCGCCGCTGCTGCCCGGCGCCGACCGGATCGTCGGTCTGCTGCTCAACACCGTGCCGGTGCGGTTGCGGCTGCGCGCCGGTGAGTCCGCCGCGGCCTGCCTGGTCCGGCTGCAGGCCGAGCAGGCCGCGATGATCGAACACCACCACGCCCCGCTGGCCGCCGTGCAGCGGGCCACCGGGCACCCCGCGCTGTTCGACACCACCACGGTGTTCCAGAACTTCCCGCTCGACCACGAGGCGGTCACGGCGCCGCTGACCGCGGCCGGGGTGCGCGTCGCCGGGGTGCACATCGAGGATTCCACGCACTACCCGCTGCGGCTGGCGGTCACCGCCGGCGACGGGCTGGAGATGCGCCTCGGCCACCGGCCCGACGTGGTCGACGCGGACCAGGCCGGCATCCTGCTCGACCGGCTGGTCCGGGTGCTGACCGCGGTCGCGGCCGACCCGGGGATCGCGGTCGACGACCTGGACCCGCTCAGCCCGGCCGAGCGCGCCGACGTGCTGCACCGGTGGAACGACACCGCCGCCGGGGTGCCCGGCGGCACCCTGGTCTCGGCCTTCGAGGAGCAGGCCGGCCGGACGCCGGAGGCGGTCGCGCTGCGTCACGACGGCGCCGCCCTGACCTACCGGGAGCTGGACGAGCGGGCGAACCGGCTGGCCCGCCGGCTGCTCGCCGAGGGCGCCGGGCCGGGCCGGCTGGTCGGTGTCGCGCTGCCCCGCTCGTTCGATCTGGTCGTCGCGCTGTACGCGGTGCTCAAGACGGGCGCCGCCTACCTGCCGATCGACCCGGAGTACCCGGCCGCCCGGATCGCCGCGATGATCGAGGACGGCCGGCCGGCCTGCGTGCTCACCGACGGCCCCGGGGTGCCCGGCCCGGCGCTGCGGCTGGACACCCTGGACCTGGACGCGGTGCCGGCGCACCCGCTGAGCGCGGCGGAGCGGCGGCCGGTGACAGCGGACGACACCGCGTACGTCATCTTCACCTCCGGCTCCACCGGCCGCCCGAAGGGCGTGGCCGTCCCGCACCGCGGCATCGTCAACCGGCTGCGCTGGATGCAGGACCGTTACGGCCTGCGCCCCGGCGAGCGGGTGCTGCAGAAGACGCCGGCCGGATTCGACGTGTCGGTCTGGGAGTTCTTCTGGCCGCTGCAGGTGGGCGCCACCCTGGTGGTCGCCCGCCCGGAGGGGCACCGGGATCCGGCCTACCTGGCCGAGCTGATCCGGCAGGAGCGGATCACCACGCTCCACTTCGTCCCGTCGATGCTCGGCGAGTTCCTGCGCGAGCCGGCCGCGGCCGGGTGCACCGGGCTGCACCGGGTGATCTGCAGCGGCGAGGCGCTCCCGGTCGACCTGGAGCACCGCTTCCTCGGTCTGCTGCCCGGCGTCGAGCTGCACAATCTCTACGGTCCGACGGAGGCCTCGGTCGACGTCACCGCGTGGCAGTGCCGGGCCGAACCCGGCGCGGTGACCGTGCCGATCGGTGCCCCGATCACCAACATCCAGGTGTACGTGCTGGACCGCCTGCTGCGCCCGGTCGCCCCCGGCGCCACCGGCGAGCTCTACCTGGCCGGGGTGGGGCTGGCGCTCGGCTACGTGGGCCGGGCCGGGCTGACCGCGGAACGGTTCGTGGCCTGCCCGTACGGCGCCCCCGGCGAGCGCATGTACCGCACCGGCGACCTGGTCCGCTGGCGCGCCGACGGGGTACTGGAATATCTGGGACGCAGTGACCATCAGGTGAAACTGCACGGTCAGCGGATCGAGCCGGGCGAGATCGAGGCCGCGTTCGCCGCCTGCCCGGGGGTGTCACAGTCGCTGGTGCTGGTCCGCGAGGACCGGCCCGGGGTGCAGCGCCTGGTGGCCTACGTGATCGCCGATCCGGGCCGCACCCTGGTCGCGGACGACCTGCTGACCGCGGTGTCCGGCACGCTGCCGGCGCACATGGTCCCGTCCGCGGTGCTGCTGCTCGACGCGTTCCCGGTCACCCCGAACGGCAAGGTCGACCGGGCCGCGCTGCCCGCACCTGAGGTGCCGGTGACCGCCGGCGCGGCGGGCGGCGAGCCGCGCACGGCGGCCGAGACCGCGTTCGCCGATGCCTTCGCCGTGGTGCTCGGGCACGACCGGGTCGGGGTCACCGACAGCTTCTTCGATCTGGGCGGTGACAGCATCCTGGCGATGCGGGTGGTGTCGCTGGCCCGGCAGGCCGGCTGGGTCGCCACCGCCAAGGACGTGTTCCGGCTGCGTACCGCGGCGGCGCTGGCGGCGGTCGCCCGTCCGGCCGCCGGGGCGACGGCGGAGACCGCGGCCGCGGCGATCGGCCGGGCGCCGCTGTCGCCGCTCGGGTCGGCGCTGGTCGCCCGGGGCGGTGGGTTCCACGGCTTCCATCAGGCGGTGGTGGTCGAGACACCGGCCGGGCTGGACGACGCGACACTGGCCGCCGCGCTGCGCGACGTGGTCGGTCACCACCCGGTACTGGCGGCCCGGCTGACCGCGGACGGCGACCTCGAGATCCCCGCCGCTGCGGCCGTGGAGCTTCTGACTTTCGAGGGAGCCGCTTTCGAGGCGGCCGAGTTCGCCGCCCGGCGTCTGGACCCCACGGCGGGGATCAACGTCCTGGCGGTCCGGGTGGATCACCGCAGGCTCGTGCTCGTCGCGCACCACCTGGTCGTCGACGCGGTCTCCTGGCAGGTGCTGCTGCCCGACCTGGCGACGGCCGCCGAGGCCCGTGGCCGGGGCGTCGCGCCGGTCCTGGAGCCGGTGCCGGTCTCCTACCGCACCTGGGCACGCGGCCTGCCGGAGGTCGCCCGGCAGCCCCGGCGCACCTACGGCTTCGCCCGGGACGCCCGGCACACCGAGGTCACCGTGCCGGCCGAGGTGGTCACCCGCCTCGGCACGGTGGCCGAGAAGTTCCACGGCCGCCTGGACGACCTGCTGATCACCGCATACTCCCGGGCGCTGACCCAGGAGGCGGTGATCGACATCGAGGGGCACGGCCGGGACTCGGACGCCGACCTGTCCCGCACCGTCGGCTGGCTGACCGCGGTCCGCCCGGTCCGGGTGACCGGGATCGGCGCCGACCCGCGAGCCGCCGTGCTGCGGGTCAAGGAGCAACTGCGGGCCCCGGCCGCGGACGACCTGGACCCGGCGCCGTTCCTGTTCAACTACCTGGGCGGTACGGCCGGCGCGGTGGCCGGGGCCTGGCCGCTGCTGGCCGGTGAGCCGCTGCCCTCCGGGGTCGACCCGGGCATGCCGCTCGGCTACCACCTGGAGGTGCACGTCGCGGGCCGCCCGGACGGGACCCTGCGGGCGCTGTGGATCACCGCGGACGGGTTCGAGGCGCCGGCCGAGCGCTGGCGCGACGCCCTGGTGGCGCTGGCCGAGCTGGCCGACCCGGCGGTGCCCGGCGGCCGCACCCCGGCCGACCTGCCGCTGGCGGCGCTCGGCCAGGCCGAGGTCACCGCGCTGGAGTCGCTGGTGCCGGACCTGTCCGACGTGCTGCCGGCCAGCCCGCTACAGGAGGGCTTCCTGTTCCACGCGGCGGAGGCACGTGACGGCGGCACCGACGTCTACACCACCCAGGTGCGCCTCGATCTGTCCGGCCGGGTCGATCCGACCCGGATCCGGGCGGCCGGGCAGCGGCTGATCGACCGGCACTCGGCCCTGCGGACCGGCTTCCACCAGCTGGAGAGCGGGGCCGCGGTGCAGGTGGTGCGGTCCGGCGGGGTCGCGCTGTGGCGGGACGTCGACTTCACCGTGCTGCCCGCGAGCGAGCGGGAGGCGGCTGCCGAGCGGCTCACCGAGGCCGAGCGCGACGACTTCGACCTGGACCGTCCACCGCTGCTGCGACTGGCGCTGATGCGGCTGGCCGACCGGGAGTGGCGGCTCGCGGTCACCGCGCACCACATCGCCGTCGACGGCTGGTCGCTGCCGATCCTGGTGCAGGAGCTGCGGGCGATGTGGTCGGACCGGGCCGCGCTCACGGACGACACCGCGCCGTCGCACCGCGACCACGTCGCGTGGCTGGTCGGCCGGGACCCGGCGGCCGCCGTCCGAGCCTGGGCGGAGAACCTGCGCGACCTCGACGGCCCGCTGCTGGTGGCGCCGGAGACGCCGGGCGCGGCGGTGACCGCCCAGCGGCAGATCAGCCGGGAGCTGCCCGGTGCCACGGTGCGCCGGCTGCTGGACGCGGCCCGGCCGCTCGGGGTCACCCTCAACACCGCGGTCGAGTTCGCCTGGGCGCTGGTGCTGGCCCGGATCACCGGCCGGGACGACGTGGTGTTCGGCACCACCGTCTCCGGGCGGCCGGCCGACCTGCCGGGCGCCGACCGGATGGTCGGGCTGTTCGTGAACACCGTGCCGGTGCGGGTGCGGCTGCACGCCGGGACGACGCTCGGCGAGGCGCTTACCGTGCTGCAGGGCGAGCAGACCGATCTGCTCGACCACCAGCACCTCGGGCTCGGCCGGATCCACCGGCTGACCGGCTGCACCCAGCTGTTCGACACCACCACGATGCTGGTCAACTATCCCTTCGACGTGGAGGTGCTGGCCGAGCCGGACGGCGCCGGGTACCGGGTGACCGGCCTGGGCCTGGACGACGCCACGCACTATCCGCTGCGGCTGGTCGCGGTCCCGGGGCCGGACGACCGGCTCACCGTGCGGCTCGGCTTCCGGCCCGACCTGGTGGCCCCGGCCGACGCGGAGGCGCACCTGGACCGGATGATGCTGGCCCTGGAGAGCCTGGCCGGTGACCTGGACGTGGGAGTTCGGGAGATCGACCTGATCACCGCGGCGGAGCGGGAGACGATCGTGGCGCAATGGGGCGGCTACTGA
- a CDS encoding ArsR family transcriptional regulator: MDVTGDDLLKMLTALSNPHRLRIVGVLSAERDYVSRLAVRLGMSRPLLHMHLARLEAAGLIEGSLELSADGKAMKFFEVTPFALQLTPQTVAEAVKTLTDAATEK, encoded by the coding sequence ATGGATGTCACAGGTGATGACCTGCTGAAGATGTTGACGGCGCTGAGCAATCCGCACCGTCTCCGGATCGTGGGGGTGCTCTCCGCCGAGCGCGACTACGTCAGCCGGTTGGCCGTCCGGCTGGGCATGAGCAGGCCGTTGCTGCACATGCACCTCGCCCGGCTGGAGGCCGCCGGCCTGATCGAGGGCAGTCTCGAGCTGTCCGCGGACGGTAAGGCGATGAAGTTCTTCGAGGTCACGCCGTTCGCGTTGCAACTGACACCGCAGACGGTGGCCGAGGCGGTCAAGACGCTGACCGACGCGGCCACCGAGAAGTGA
- a CDS encoding non-ribosomal peptide synthetase — protein sequence MRLPLSAGQMGIWLGHELDPTGHAYNIAEYTEVDGDLDQDAFEQAWARVLEEAPTFKATAIRRDDSGELYQIIDEAPARITRVDLRTEPDPDAAAQRWIRADLDRRIDLEVGGLFTFALLRVGDARFVYYGRGHHIACDGYAAALLFRKIGAYYTEIVTGAPLADAPPPAESLAATLTADAEYRAGEEFQADLRFWREHASSASPVKLSDHWATRGPDTPDPGAVHIRRSTSVPAGRTAAIAEVARELRTRWPVLLMAATAAFLHRCTGRTDVVLGVPVTGRTTRQLRATPNHSSNVVPLRIEVRPGDTLRDLVPRVSGALRLALRHQRCRFEDWQPAHAGAAGTGWGTVVNVMAFDYQVTLAGLPTVTRNLTLGPVDDLSLGFYDRGDGSGWRLDVDGNPDRWARADLAVIENLYLRFLEEVSTLPDTPLGEFELTSATERELLLHDWNGTPAPAPRGDLADAFAARAARTPGAVAVTEGAREITYAELDAAADALAAELLDQGLRAEEPVAILAERSALVVLATLAIIKAGGAYLPLRPTDPAARQRAMLADAGVRLLLTDVPADHPVEALLLSAADLSAAAPATAPHRGGDPDRLAYVMYTSGSTGRPKGVAVTHGNVLAFAAHHRWSDGDHERVLMHSSHAFDASTYEIWAPLLTGGRIVVAPPGQVTADELAAVIAAHGVTAAFLTTSLFNLIAGTRPAAFAGLRTVSCGGEAASGEAIRLVRAACPGIRVMNGYGPTETTTFATTMEVEESGGTPPIGVPLDATRVYVLGPDLRPVPIGVSGELYVAGWQNARGYLNRPALTAERFVAAPFGPPGSRMYRTGDVVRWREDGVLEYVGRGDQQVKIRGFRIELGEVEAALLRLPEIAQAYATAQETAPGARRLVAYVVGAAGETPEPTRIRESLRESMPDFMVPAVVTVLPALPLNANGKVDRAALPDPEVTVTAGREASGAVESALAVAFAEALSVSRVGASDSFFDLGGDSIRAIQVVTRVRNAGWLIGVGDVLTLHTVEKIAERAVPATPAPAEPAPDDLLSLDDDDLAALVSALAEDAG from the coding sequence ATGCGGTTACCGTTGTCGGCCGGACAGATGGGCATCTGGCTCGGGCACGAACTCGATCCGACCGGGCACGCCTACAACATCGCGGAGTACACCGAGGTGGACGGCGATCTCGACCAGGACGCCTTCGAGCAGGCCTGGGCGCGGGTGCTGGAGGAGGCGCCGACCTTCAAGGCGACCGCGATCCGCCGCGACGACAGCGGCGAGCTCTACCAGATCATCGACGAGGCGCCCGCCCGGATCACCCGGGTCGACCTGCGCACCGAGCCCGACCCGGACGCGGCCGCCCAGCGCTGGATCCGTGCCGACCTGGACCGCCGGATCGACCTGGAGGTCGGTGGGCTGTTCACCTTCGCCCTGCTGCGGGTCGGCGACGCACGGTTCGTCTACTACGGCCGCGGCCACCACATCGCCTGCGACGGGTACGCCGCGGCGCTGCTGTTCCGCAAGATCGGCGCGTACTACACCGAGATCGTCACCGGGGCGCCGCTCGCCGACGCGCCGCCGCCCGCCGAGTCGTTGGCCGCCACCCTGACCGCCGACGCGGAGTACCGGGCCGGCGAGGAGTTCCAGGCCGACCTGCGTTTCTGGCGCGAGCATGCGTCCTCGGCCAGCCCGGTGAAGCTGAGCGACCACTGGGCGACCCGCGGCCCGGACACCCCCGACCCGGGCGCCGTGCACATCCGCCGCTCGACGAGCGTCCCGGCCGGGCGCACCGCCGCGATCGCCGAGGTGGCCCGCGAGCTGCGGACCCGCTGGCCGGTGCTGCTGATGGCGGCCACCGCCGCGTTCCTGCACCGCTGCACCGGCCGTACCGACGTGGTGCTCGGCGTCCCGGTCACCGGCCGGACCACCAGGCAGCTGCGGGCCACCCCGAACCATTCGTCCAACGTGGTCCCGCTGCGGATCGAGGTGCGGCCCGGTGACACGCTGCGCGACCTGGTGCCGCGGGTCTCCGGAGCGCTGCGTCTCGCGCTGCGGCACCAGCGTTGCCGGTTCGAGGATTGGCAGCCGGCGCACGCCGGCGCGGCCGGCACCGGCTGGGGCACCGTGGTCAACGTGATGGCCTTCGACTACCAGGTGACCCTCGCCGGGCTGCCCACGGTCACCCGCAACCTCACCCTCGGGCCGGTCGACGACCTGTCGTTGGGCTTCTACGACCGGGGTGACGGCAGCGGCTGGCGGCTCGACGTGGACGGCAACCCGGACCGCTGGGCGCGCGCCGACCTCGCCGTGATCGAGAACCTGTACCTGCGCTTCCTCGAGGAGGTCAGCACCCTGCCGGACACGCCGCTCGGCGAGTTCGAGCTGACCTCGGCGACCGAGCGCGAGCTGCTCCTGCACGACTGGAACGGCACCCCGGCCCCGGCGCCCCGGGGCGACCTGGCCGACGCCTTCGCGGCGCGGGCCGCCCGCACACCCGGGGCGGTCGCGGTGACCGAGGGGGCGCGGGAGATCACGTACGCCGAGCTGGACGCCGCCGCGGACGCCCTCGCCGCCGAACTCCTCGACCAGGGCCTGCGGGCCGAGGAGCCGGTCGCCATCCTGGCCGAGCGGTCGGCGCTGGTGGTGCTCGCCACCCTCGCGATCATCAAGGCCGGTGGGGCCTATCTGCCGCTGCGGCCCACCGACCCGGCCGCCCGGCAGCGCGCCATGCTCGCCGACGCCGGGGTGCGGCTGCTGCTCACCGACGTGCCGGCCGACCACCCGGTCGAGGCGCTGCTGCTGTCCGCGGCCGATCTGAGCGCCGCGGCGCCGGCCACCGCCCCGCACCGCGGCGGCGACCCGGACCGGCTGGCCTATGTCATGTACACCTCCGGCTCCACCGGTCGGCCCAAGGGCGTCGCGGTCACCCACGGCAACGTGCTCGCCTTCGCCGCGCACCACCGGTGGTCGGACGGCGACCACGAGCGGGTGCTGATGCACTCCTCGCACGCCTTCGACGCCTCCACCTACGAGATCTGGGCGCCACTGCTGACCGGCGGCCGGATCGTGGTCGCCCCGCCCGGCCAGGTGACCGCCGACGAGCTGGCCGCGGTGATCGCGGCGCACGGGGTGACCGCGGCCTTCCTCACCACGTCGCTGTTCAACCTGATCGCCGGCACCCGCCCGGCCGCGTTCGCCGGCCTGCGCACCGTGTCGTGCGGCGGCGAGGCGGCCTCCGGCGAGGCGATCCGGCTGGTTCGCGCGGCCTGCCCGGGGATCCGGGTGATGAACGGCTACGGCCCGACCGAGACCACCACGTTCGCCACCACCATGGAGGTCGAGGAGTCCGGCGGCACCCCGCCGATCGGTGTCCCGCTGGACGCCACCCGGGTCTATGTGCTCGGCCCGGACCTGCGCCCGGTGCCGATCGGGGTGTCCGGCGAGCTGTACGTCGCCGGCTGGCAGAACGCCCGCGGCTACCTGAACCGACCGGCGCTGACCGCGGAACGCTTCGTGGCCGCCCCGTTCGGCCCGCCCGGCTCCCGGATGTACCGGACCGGCGACGTGGTCCGCTGGCGCGAGGACGGCGTGCTCGAATACGTCGGCCGCGGCGACCAGCAGGTGAAGATCCGCGGCTTCCGGATCGAGCTGGGCGAGGTCGAGGCGGCGCTGCTGCGCCTGCCGGAGATCGCCCAGGCGTACGCCACCGCCCAGGAGACCGCCCCGGGCGCCCGCCGCCTGGTCGCCTACGTGGTCGGCGCCGCCGGCGAGACCCCGGAACCGACCCGGATCCGGGAGTCGCTGCGCGAGAGCATGCCCGACTTCATGGTCCCGGCCGTGGTGACGGTGCTGCCGGCGCTCCCGCTCAACGCCAACGGCAAGGTCGACCGCGCCGCCCTGCCCGACCCGGAGGTGACCGTGACCGCCGGCCGCGAGGCCTCCGGCGCGGTGGAGAGCGCCCTGGCGGTCGCGTTCGCCGAGGCCCTCTCGGTTTCCCGGGTCGGTGCCTCGGACTCCTTCTTCGACCTGGGCGGCGACAGCATCCGGGCGATCCAGGTGGTCACCCGGGTCCGCAACGCCGGCTGGCTGATCGGGGTCGGCGACGTGTTGACCCTGCACACGGTGGAGAAGATCGCCGAACGGGCGGTGCCGGCCACCCCGGCCCCGGCCGAGCCCGCCCCGGACGACCTGCTGTCGCTGGACGACGACGACCTGGCGGCGCTGGTCTCGGCCCTCGCCGAGGACGCCGGCTGA